A segment of the Xenopus tropicalis strain Nigerian chromosome 6, UCB_Xtro_10.0, whole genome shotgun sequence genome:
GGATTTGTTGTAAATACATTGGAAGGAGACTCACAATGGCAATGGAATCATTTTTCTTGTAGGGTGGATGGGGTAGGGAAGAAGGGCCGGCATATGGCTACCAAGCTAAATATAGCCCCGGTTTCCTGTTGCTGTGTGTTCTTCCTGCAAGCCTGCTTTATCATGCCAAAGCCCCCAAATCATAAATCACACAGCCAAGGTATTCAGCAGCGTTAGGGCTCCCTATTCTCCCTGGCAGGGGGACCCCATGCACAAGAATTCTAACATAGCACTTTAAAGGGATAGTCCTGTAGATTCCTTCCATCACTTCCCTGAGCAAAATATATTAGGGAATGTGAGATTCTGTATTTCTTTAATTGAACTACACACAATCAATcaattatttatctattttttctatctatctatcatctatctatcatctatctatctatctctatctgtctatcatcatctatctactaTGTACTTTTACacttgtatgtatatgtacaaggctgcaggctagtTGTTCATATAAAGGCCATGGTTTCTAATATGTGCATATGCTACAGCAGAGGGCTAGTTTTAGTAATACacaggtttcagtgagtcatgtgacatcactaagcgccaATTATAACTGCTGACACATTCAGCGCAGtttacaagaacattttttacagATAATGCATAGGAATTATGAGACCCAGCAACCAAGGCATGTTAAACAAAAGATAACCCTTATGTTTAAATGAAGAGATTGAACAAGGGTAAGGAAATAGCTGTATGTCCAGCCTGAGGTCCTGCTactgttgttgaactataacatttaaaaaaggaaaaaggaggcCGCCCCTTGTAGCTCATGGAGACCAGCATTTAACACCCATAGAAAAAAATCTACATTTCTAATATTAATCCGCAAATGAGATTTAGCAAAGGACTGATGCTTTCCCTGAGAGAGGCTGCTCACAAGGCCCTTTGAGAATGTTTAGCAGAATTCTTCCTTTTCCTATTGGTAGTGTAAGGGTTAACATACCTAGCTGTGTCTCTGGCCTGGGATAATAGGGGGAAAATGCTGTCTAGGTGTAACAGATATTACATTATCCACACCTGCCTTTCCAGTTAAAATGCCTCCCTCCCACACCTCTTACAgattgcctttaaaaaaaaaaccttcatccTTTTTTGAATGCTAAAAAGCGTATAAAGGCCCACTCCTACGGCCGATTCTTCTTCACAGCAAGCGAAAAACACCCTACAACATGGGAACAATGGGCGGCATTGAAAAGCCCAGGGATGGACAGTAATTAAACAGCGGGGGATCCCATCCCTGCAGGCAATGGCCTAGAGTTCAGCACCTTAGATGTAGCGGAGTAGAACATACCCCCAGCTTCTTGCATTCTGGTGCCACCCAAAAACACCCCACAGCACATTACAATCCCATAAGGTGTGGCTCCTTTAGCTTTCTCAAGGGGACACAACAACAGACAGAGAAAAGAAAGCAATAAATATTTACAACAAACTTCACTTCATTCAGTCAAGAGCCATTAACATCAGCCAATCAACATAGGGAAATTGTAGATTAATGAAGGTACATTTTCCCTAATTAAAAATGGAAAAGGAGTAACACAAATCTAGTGTATTCTGCCTTATCTGTGAagcatatacatttatacatgggTGTGTGTATAGTTCTGAGTCAGACTAGCCcaatttatatcttataaataatatacaagtACCAACGTTTTGACTTTAGATCTTTGAGTCCTCGTTTCTGTAATTGTATTTTCTATAAGGACCCAATCGGGGGTCTCTCAACCTTTATCCAGACCTCATTCTTTCTAATTCCTTTATGCTCTTGGCTGTTATTCTTTATATTTGTGAAACTGACTTTGGGGATATAAGCTTCTGTTGTCTGCAGTGGGACCCCTAAAACAACATCCTTGGACACCAGAAATGCAAGCTAAAAAGGAAAGCCACACAAGTGCCAGTTTGCCTGGAAACATATGCACCTGTAAGATCCAAAAGCAAGAGGGGATAACAGGCTGGCTGCAGGCAAAAAAGCAGTAAAACTGACTAACATACCTGCTCCTGTTCACTAACATGAAATATGAAACAAGTCAAAGAAAAGCCTCATTTTTTTCCATGTCATTTTTATTAGAGTGTATATTTTTGTTCATTGTAGTTTAGTAAGTGAGAGGATCAGGTTACTGCTATTTTTGCTTTAAAGTGGAACAATTGTTAAGGACAAATAAGAAGCACCTACAGCATTTAACCTTTTCAATGCCCCGgcaattttatgtttaaatggacTAATAACAATAACTTCGTTTTGTGACACAGAAAACAGTTGTCAAATGGGGGACCCGATTTTGCATTGAATACATTTATGATAAAACCTGATTTATTTCCTCAAAGTAAATTTAGGATACAAATCCCAACAATCCCGAATtcttcacagaaaaaaatataaactgattttattgcacataatacattTGAAACAAAGCCCTGATTTTCGAAGCAATATTAATAAACCCGGGatttataaagaatatttttttgtcTCTCACAATactaatacaaatattaaagtaTTATTTACGTTTGCTCTGAATTTTTTCAAAGTACATTTTCTGCGAGCCAAggccacaaactatatatttgcaGTGATTCCTTATATGTAACAGAATTAATATAACATATGCTTTAATTTTCCAGAGTCACAGAAAGCTGTGACATTTTCTCCTATTTTGTATACGATGTAATTAAACCAAAaccttttttaagcacaaaaaactatTTCTATTTCTGATTTTACACGAATTATCCATTTTTAACTGAGCCGCCAATTTATAACACAATGCCAAAataccacacaaaaaaaaaatactgtttattaacatatatataaaaataatcagGCCCCCTTGGTCTGGGCTGGCAAACTCACTAATGCATTATTTCAATTACCGACCTCATCGCCTCAGACAGAATATATGGAGATATTTTCAGAGTGCTTACCGAGGAAACTGGATTCTattaaatgaagaaaaataataggGATAAAATCCAACAATTCTGTCCACAATCGAACGGTTCCGCTTAAGGAAAACAGAAATACTGTTCAGTTCTGGTGACATTCCATCCACAAGCCAATGATAACGTTCAGGGATTTAAATAAGTATAGATCTACTCATTCGTTCCATACACAGATTTCCTACTTGGTCGTTTAGTTGCTGGCACCTGAAGACCAACCTGCTTCAATTTCTTCTCCCTACAGAAGATTCCAAATCCTAATCTAGATCCAGCATAGCCCAATGTGCAAAGTTTAGTGTCTTACCCAGTCCATCTTTGGAACAGAAATGGTACAAGCAGCTGGATGTGCAGATATAAATCCCCTAGCAAATAATAAAtggattaataataataaggtatgaagttctttttataaaaatgaagTGAAACTAAATGCTGCAGTTAGACAACCATTTTGATAAGAGGATAATTGAGGCGACACTGGTGTATAATTAGAGGATAATTTATGCTATATCCACTTTTATTCCACCTCCCAAAATAAACCCAGTCCATAATCATTACAGGCAAATTGTTCTGAATTTTATAGTAGCAATTTGAACAAAGTACTGCAGTTAATCatgggagatttttttttgtgtgtattccTGATTAGATCTCTAATTGCCTCGCTACGAATGCAAAAATACCTGCGAATCGGCTCTATTTTTATCATTAACAATGttgacaataaaataaaataaaagttgtatTTAGAATGCACATATTTTGTGGCTGTGATGCTTTCACTTGTGTAGTAGCACAGACTCATCAGTATTTGCCAAACCACTAACCACACTTGCATGATGCGCATACATCTAATGACATTACCTCGCCCGAGCAATGCGCCACTGTCACTAATCCACATATCTAAGGGAACATCTCATTTATTGTTAAGGGATAAAATAGAAATTGTCTGCATTGCCAGACTGGCTATACAGCAGCACCTGCATATACTGGGGGACTAAACAAAAAGTATTTGTAATGCAAACTAAAAGGAAGGGGGGTAAAAATGTTGACTTGCTGCAAATTAGCCAGTTAGCAATGCACACCCGTGGCAGTCAAGCGGTTAAATGTCAGGTGCCAGTCTTAACCATTGATTGTCAAGAACGAATTGATctggcctatatatatatatatatatataagaaaagtgGTGGCATACAAAAACGTACACAAATACACGAATAGAAAAATAGACGTCGTTTTTATCGCATAAAATAATGCAGAATGCGATCAGCCCGCTTCCCCAGCTCACATATATGGGGCCGGTACTTGCTGTTATTTGCAGGGAGGTGAGAGGCGCTGGGGGAGCTCGCTGAAAGGTGGGCTCCGACTCGCTCGCACAAACGCCAGTAGAAGCAGAGGGATTGTGACGTCAGGGGTTGAGTGACCAATCGGGAGGCGCTGCCCTTTTGGAGACAAACCATTCGACTTGTGGCTTGTGAATCAAGTCTAAAGGcagaagctgaactttaacagaatCCACCTTAAATCTCTGCCTTAACTGCACAAGGCAAAACAAGTGAGAATTAGCCACGGAGAGGGGggctttaacattaaaaaaaaaaaaagggagagagaaagaaagaaaacaaggCTCCATTTAGCCCTGTGCTGCAAGGCCTCTCACTCTGTGCAAGGGAAGGGGGAATTACCTTAAGTATAGGGTAGGTGGCCTCacaggggtggggaggggggttgaTTGCTCTCAATCAGAAAGTTTGATGATGACCATGACTACGATGGCTGACGGCTTGGAAGCTCAGGACTCCTCCAAGTCTGCCTTTATGGAGTTTGGTCAGCAGCAGTCCCACTCCCAGCAAAGCTCGCCGGTCATGGCAGCCGGTCACTACCCTCTGCACTGCCTGCACTCCGGCTCCCACCCTCACCATCACCCGCACCACCAGCAGCACGACAGCTACTCCGGCAGCAACTCGTACAGCCGCTCCCTGGCCGCCTACCCTTACATGAGCCACTCTCAGCACAGCCCCTACCTGCAGTCGtacagcagcaacagcagcagcagcaccacgACTCAGAGCCGAGTCGAAGAGCCAGGTGAGGCCGAGCACTACTCCTTCTCTGCAGCCCCAGGAGCGCCCTTGCTTATTCTGCCCTGGGGTCGCTGCTATACTCTGCAGTCTCCGTTACAGATGCACCTACTTTGTGGCATTGTGACTGACTATGGGAGACACGGTTTGTGCCAGCACCGGGCACACGACTTTGCTTTATTTTCTCTCCTTTTCCTCTTTATACTGTGCAGATTTGCTTGGAACTGCTTATTTTATTCCCTTATGTACATTATTGCTCTTTCTTCTTGTGCAATTATTCATAGAAATACAATCGTGTCATTATTTAGAACGTGATACATGCagtgttatatttatatacatataaataggtTTTACTACCCGGTATATAGGaagcgctttttttttttattaataactgCATTTTAGGGGAAAACTGAATTTAAGCTAGCGTCCTTCTGAGTGACAACCCAATTTAACAATAAGTACCAGAAAGGGGGGAGGGATGTCTAGTATTGCACATGGATTCACTTATTTGCTTATTAGGTTATTTATTCCGTACGCTTTGCTTATtgctaataataattatatacatCATACCCACTAAAATCTGCTGTTTAGTATAATAGTTATTATCGTTATCGCTGTCTGCGGCAACATCTATCCAATCATCTTCTTATTAAGCAAACTATGAGAGTGTCCCTGCTTCTCATGTGGGGACTGTCCAGTTTTAATGAAAGTTATTCGTTTTCAATTTAATGACTGGCATTATGGAAATTATACAATTATTTTCACAATTATTATTTGTACTAGTAGAAAAGTCTGTAAATAACAATGCTTATAATTGTTGTAATTATTATATTACTATGATATATTATATTAGTAATGACAAGCATAAGTGACAttactattatatataatacTAGTAGAAACGATAAAAAGAATAATATGTTTGGGGCGAAATGTACAACTGAATATGGATTTGCAGTCATTTCCATTGGTTTAGTAAAATCCAGTGCAATTGTGTATTTCCCTGTATTTAAGCGAAACGTCTTTAGGAATTGCCACAGGCCGCAGTAATATCGGTTCAAGTGAATGAGTAATTTTCccttttaatacaaaataatgtttaaGGCAAATC
Coding sequences within it:
- the dlx6 gene encoding homeobox protein DLX-6 (The RefSeq protein has 3 substitutions, 1 non-frameshifting indel compared to this genomic sequence), with amino-acid sequence MMTMTTMADGLEAQDSSKSAFMEFGQQQSHSQQSSPVMAAGHYPLHCLHSGSHPHHHPHHQQHDSYSGSNSYSRSLAAYPYMSHSQHSPYLQSYSSNSSSSTTTQSRVEEPGEAEHYSFSAAPGAPLLLLPWGRCYTLQSPLQMHLLCGIVTDYGRHSQHRAHDFALFSLLFLFILCRFPWNCLFYSLMYIIALSSCAIIHRNTIVSLFRT